In Deltaproteobacteria bacterium, the genomic window GGAGGTCAAAGGCCACTTGGCCATTCGGAATCTTGATCCCGTGGCGAGCGAGAATCTCTTTGGCCTGGTACTCGTGAATGTTCATGACCTTCCCGCAATATAAATTTATTAGGACACAGATTTTCGCAGATAAACCCTGATAAATATTTTCTTTTATATTTATCCTGAAAATCTGTGTTTACCCTGTTAGATAGTAAACATCTAACAGGGTGAATCTGTGTCCAATAAGGAAATTCCCATACAATCCAGTTAATATTTTTCGCTGATGACTTTTTTCTTCAGCTCGCCGATGGCCCATGTGGGGTTCAGGGACTTGGGACAGATGGTACAATTGAATATGGTATGGCAGCGCCAGAGCCCATGGCGGCTGTTCAGAATCGGCAAGCGCTCCCCCATCCCTTCATCCCGGGAATCAAAAACAAACCGGTAGGCTGCCAGCAGGGCGGCCGGCCCCAAAAAGTTCGGATTTGCCCAGTAGGAGGGGCACGACGAGGTGCAGGCTCCACAGAGAATGCACTCGTAAGAGCCATCAATCTTCTTCCGATCTTCGATGCTCTGGTAGCGTTCTTTATCCGTGGGGGACGTACCGGCGATAAAATAGGGCTTGACCGCTTCATATTTCTTGTAGAAATCCTCCATATCCACGGCCAGGTCTTTAATCACCGGATAGTGCCTCAGGGGCTCCACTTCTACGGTCCCCCCCCCGAGAGCTTTTACCTGCGTCTCACAGGCCAGGCGGTTTAACCCGTTGATCGTCATGGCGCAGGAGCCGCAGATCCCGTGCCGACAGGAGCGGCGAAAGGTTAGGCTGCCGTCCAGCTTCCATTTGATCTCGTTCAAAACATCCAGGACGGTCATCCCTTCCTGCACGTCAACCTGGTAGGTTTTATAATAAGGATTTTTGTCCTCATCAGGGTTGTACCGGAAAATTTTAAAGGTCTGCATCATTTTTTCGCTCCTTAGAATTTTCTTTCCTGCGGCTGGAAGCGAGTCACCACCACCGGTTTATAATCCAGCTTTATTCCGGAGTCTGTCTTCCAGGCGAGGGTATGCTTCATCCAGCTGCCATCATCCCGTTTGGGGAAGTCCGTCCGATAATGGGCTCCCCGACTCTCGGTCCGGGCCAGTCCACCGACAACAATAGTTTCGACGAAGTCGAGCATGTTGCCGAGTTCGATAACATCGAGAAGCTCGGTATTGAACCTTTGCCCTTTGTAACCCACCTCGACTTCTTTATATCGTCCCTGCAGGGATTTAATGATCTCCAGCTGCTTCTTCAAAAGTTTCTCCTCGCGGAAAACCCCGCAATTGACCATCATGGTCTGCTGCAGTTCGTCCCGGATGGCTGCCGGGCTTTCTTTCCCCTTCGCTGCCAGCAAGCCTTCCACTTTGGTCCTTCCTCTTTCCAGGGCGTCCTTAGGAAGAGTGTTTTTCTCCGCCCCCTCGCCGATGAACCTAGCCATGGCCCGGCCAGTCCTTCTTCCATAAACCGCACAGTCCATGGTGGAGTTACAGCCCAGGCGATTTGCCCCGTGGACCGAAACACAAGCACCTTCCCCGGCCGCGTAGAAACCAGTTACCGGCGTATTCTTGGCGTCCATCACCACGCGCCCATTCACGTCTGTCGGGATCCCACCCATGGCGTAATGGGAAGTGGGAAGGATGGGGACAAAATCGGTTACGGCGTCAATGCCGGAGAATTTCAGAATGAGCTCATGAATCTGGGGAAGTTTCTCCATGATGGCCTGCCGTCCCAGGTGCCGCAGGTCCAGGTGGACGTACCCTTTTCCCCCGATTCCCCGCCCTTCATTGATCTCCGTCTGAATCGACCGGGAGACTACATCCCGGGGAGAAAGCTCCATTTTCGCTGGGGCATATTTCTCCAGGAAGCGCTTGCCTTCATGATTGACCAGGTATCCCCCTTCTCCCCGAGCTCCCTCCGTGACCAGAACTCCGGAAGGATAAAGCCCGGTGGGGTGGAACTGGACAAACTCCATATCCTCCAGCGGAAGGCCCGCCTGCAAGACGATAGACATCCCGTCTCCGGTATTGGAGAGAGCGTTGGTGTTCACTTTCCAGGCCCGGGCATACCCCCCAGTGGCAAACATTACAGCCTTGGCGTGAAAGATGTGCAACCCCCCCTTCCGCATATCCCAGGCCACCACACCGGAGCATACATTATTTTCCATCAGGAGGGCGAGGACAAAGTACTCCGTATAGAAACGCACATCCTTCTTCACGCATTGTTCATAGAGGGTATGGAGCATGGCATGGCCGGTGCGGTCCGCTGCATAGCAAGCTCTGCGGACAGGCCCTTTGCCGAGATTGCTGTAATGCCCACCGAATTCCCGTTGGGCAATCTTTCCTTCGCCGGTTCGACTAAAAGGACAGCCCATATGTTCCAGCTCATAAGCCACTTCTACGGCTTCCCGGACTAAAATTTCCTGGGCATCCTGATCGCCGAGATAGTCCCCCCCCCTCACCGTGTCATAAAGGTGCCATTCCCAACTATCTTCTTCCATGTTTCCCAGAGGAGCTGCCGTTCCCCCCTGAGCAGAGATAGAATGAGAGCGGGTTGGAAAAACCTTGGATAGAACCGCCGTATCTACAGAGCGGCTGGCTTCTAAAGCGGCGTAGAGGCCGGCAATGCCCGCGCCAACGATCACTACATCATGTTCATGGACCATTCAATCCTCCAATTTCTCAACGCATTTTCGCCACAGAGAACACAAAGAAGTTAAAAATATTAAATCCAAAATCTAAATTGCCAAATCCCAAACTTCTTTTGTCAAAATCCGCTTGGGTTTTTGCATATTTATTGGTTCAGGAATTGGTGTTTATTTTTAAATTTTTTCTCTGAGTCCTCTGTGTTCTCTGTGGCAAATTATTTGCCTTAAGTCCCAAAAGGCACTAAGGTAACAAATCCCAGGATAAAGAAAACCAGGCCGACCACCCAGGCTAATCCGTACAGGGAAATCCGGATCCAATGCGTTCGAACGTAATCCTCTACCATCAGCCAAAAACCCATCAGGATGTGGTAGAGGAGAAGAACAACAAAAGCGAAATGGAAAACCTTCCAGGAAGGGCTCCCCAGGTCCACCAGAGAAGCGCCAAAATGGACCGCCCCCAAATGGATAACTAGAATGATGGCGATGAGAATTCCGGAAATTCTCTGGAAAAGCCAGTGGAAAGAACCATTACCATTCGATGTTTGATAGGCCATTTTTTGCCTCCTCTTATAGAGCCGTTAGGGTGGCCACGTAGACCACCACCCCGATCACCATCATCACCCAGAAAAGCTTCTTGTGGTAGAGGGCTCCGTTGCCGAAATCCACGATCAGTTCCCGCACTCCATTGAGCGCATGGTAGATCAAAAATGCCAGAAGGATGATTACCACCGGTTTGGCGTTTAGAAAGTCTCTCAATCCTTCTAATCCGCCATACTTCATGCCGAATTGGCCCAGAATGTGGAGCAGGAGGTAAATGCCCACAGCTGCACCGGTGATGCGGTGGATAAGCCAGGCTGTAGCTCCTGTTTGCCAACGATAACGCATCGCTTTTCTCCTTTTAAAAAAATTGATTAGGACGCAGATTATCGCAGATGCCCGCAGAAAAAGATTTCCTCATAGAAAATTTCAAAGCCAGAAAACAAAATTCAGAACAAAAAATGTACCAACTTTTTTAATTCTTTATTCTGCCTTCGATTTCAATCCTGCGGATCTGCGTTTATTTGCGTCCCAAATGGTTTTCAACGGGCGTATTGCTGCATGCCCTGCTGGTACAGGTCGTTTCCTTGGGTATCATTGACTACGATCACCGGAAAATCCACGACTTCCAGCCGGTTAATGGCCTCCGGGCCGAGGTCTTCGTAAGCCACCACTTGGGCTTTTTTGATAGCCTTGGCTAAAAGCGCTCCCGCGCCCCCGGTAGCCGCAAAATAGACCGCTTTGTATTTTTTCATGGCTTCCACGACCTCTTTTTTGCGCATGCCTTTTCCGATCATCCCTTTCAGACCGATTTCCATCAGCTTGGGCGAATAGGCATCCATACGCCCGCTGGTCGTCGGGCCGGCCGAACCAATGGCCTGTCCGGGCTTCGCGGGTGCTGGCCCTACGTAATAGATGATCTGCCCTTTCAGGTCGACGGGAAGGGGTTTCCCTTCCTTCAGGAGATCGAACAACCGTTTGTGGGCGGCGTCTCTTCCCGTATAGATCACCCCAGTGAGCAGGACCTTATCTCCGGCTTGCAATTTTTCTACATCCGCGTCGGCCAGGGGAGTTTTCAGTCGAATCGGTTGGCTCATTCTTTCACCTCCTCCCTCAAATTACGGCTTCTTTATGCCGGTGGGCGTGGCAGTTAATGTTTACGGCCATGGGGAAGCTGGCGATGTGGCAGGGGATCATCTCCACGTGTACCGCCAGGGCGGTAATCCTTCCGCCCAGGCCCTGGGGCCCGATACCCAGGTTATTGACCCGGGTCAGAAGCTCTTCTTCCATCGCCGCTAACTGCGGGTCCGGGTTCTTCTGCCCCAGAGGCCGGAGAAGGGCTTTTTTAGCGGTGAGGGCGCATTCTTCAAAGGTTCCCCCCACGCCCACTCCCACGACGATTGGAGGGCAAGGGTTGGAGCCGGCCTGTTTGACCCACTCGACCACCCGGTTCTTGACCCCCTCGATTCCATCCGAGGGGCTGAGCATGTTCACCATGGACATGTTCTCGCTCCCTCCCCCTTTGGGAGCCACGGTGATCTTGATCTTTTCCCCGGGAACCATTTCCAGGTGGATGATGGCCGGAGTGTTATCCTTGGTGTTGGTCCGGGCGAAGGGATGACAGGAGGATTTTCGAAGATACCCGTCTTTATACCCCTGTCTCACTCCTTCATTTATTGCCGCATTGAAGTCGCCCCCGACGATGTGGACCTCCTGGCCGAGTTCTACGAAGAGGACGGCCAGGCCGGTATCCTGACAGATGGGCACCTGTTCTTCGCGGGCGATGCGCGCATTTTCCTTGAGCTGCTGGAAGACCTCTTTCCCCACGGGGGACTCTTCTTTCTTTTCCCCCTCGTCCAGCGCCTTCAGAACATCTTCTCCCAGGTAGAGGTTGGAATCTATGCAGAGTTTCCTCACCACTTCGGTAATCTGCTTGGCATTGATCTCTCTCATCAGATCCTCCTTCAAAAATCGACAGGAAGGCTCCGGGGACTCGACCCGATCAAAATCCCTCGGGTCGAGTCCCCGGCCGTTGTTTTTCTTTATTCTTTATACGCGGGAATGATCCCCTTCTCCATCAGGACCTGGGTCTCCATTCGGGCCCGGCGGATCGTGTCCGAGGCCTTCTGGTAGAGCTGCTCTTTGCTCAATTTGATCCGGGCCACTTTCTGCTCGATGGCCTTGAGCGCCACGGCCACGGCCTGTCGGGGGAAGACTTCCCACTCATCCATGGTGGGGAGCAAATAATCTTCCTTGAGACCTTTGTCTTCGGCGCACCGGGCGAGTTCCCGGGCTGACTCGATGCACATCTCATCAGTGATGGTCGTAGCCATGACGTCCAGGGTGCCCCGGAAAATGGCCGGGAAGCACAGGGAATTGTTCACCTGGTTGGGGAAATCAGAACGGCCAGTGGCAACCACTTTAGCCCCTGCTTCCTTGGCTTCCCACGGGTAGATCTCGGGGATGGGGTTGGCGCAAGCAAAGACAATGGAATCTTTGGCCATCTTTTTGATCCACTCCTTCTTGATTACATCCGGGCCGGGCTTGGCCAGGGCGATGACAGCATCTGCCCCTTCCATGGCTTCCGCAATTCCTCCCTTCCTCTGCTCAGCATTGGTGATCTGGCAGAAGTGCCACTTTTCCTTGAAATCCTTCTGCAGTTCCGTCCGGCCCTTGTGCAGCGTTCCTTTGGAGTCGACCATGATCATTTTAGCCGGGTCCACTCCGGCTGCCACCAGGATTCGGGCGGTGGCGATGTTCGCTGCTCCCGAACCAATCTGGGTAATGTGCGCTTTATCTATTTTCTTGCCAACGATCTTCAAGGCGTTGATCAATCCGGCCAAGGTTACAGCGGCCGTTCCCTGCTGGTCATCGTGCCAGACCGGAATCTTAGATTCCTTGCGCAAAGTGTCCAGGATGTAGAAGCACTTGGGCTGGGAAAAATCCTCCAGGTTAATTCCCCCAAAGCAAGGAGAGATCAACTTTACGGTTTTAATGATCTCATCGGGGTCTTTGGTATCCAGGCAGATGGGCCAGGCATCGACTCCGCCGAGGTATTTGAACAGGATGGCCTTCCCCTCCATGACGGGAATGGCCGCTTCCGGACCGATATCCCCTAATCCCAAAACCCGCGTTCCATCGGAAACTACCGCCACCATGTTGGCTTTATTGGTATGCTCGAAGACCTTCTCCGGATGAGCCTCGATGTCCCGGCAGGCTGCTGCCACACCCGGGGTGTACCAGATGGCAAAATCGTCGAAGGTGCGCACCGCACATTTCAAGGCTGACGCGAGTTTTCCCTTATAAAAGGGATGCATCTTCAATGCGTCGGCCGAGGGTTTCTTGGATTTTTCCAACAGTTGTTCTTTGGTCAGCATCTTTTTCCTCCTTCTTTTTTTTACTGCAAGTTGATGGTTATAGTTGTTCGTTTTGCGTTTTGCATTTTGCATTTCCACTTTCTCTTTACCGCTCACTCAACTCCAAAAGTACGCCGTTGGTTGATTTCGGATGGATGAAGGCGATCTTGGCTCCCCCCGCTCCTCGCCGGGGTTTTTCGTCAATCAATCTTACTCCCTTTTCTTTCAGTTCTTTCAAGGC contains:
- a CDS encoding succinate dehydrogenase iron-sulfur subunit, whose amino-acid sequence is MMQTFKIFRYNPDEDKNPYYKTYQVDVQEGMTVLDVLNEIKWKLDGSLTFRRSCRHGICGSCAMTINGLNRLACETQVKALGGGTVEVEPLRHYPVIKDLAVDMEDFYKKYEAVKPYFIAGTSPTDKERYQSIEDRKKIDGSYECILCGACTSSCPSYWANPNFLGPAALLAAYRFVFDSRDEGMGERLPILNSRHGLWRCHTIFNCTICPKSLNPTWAIGELKKKVISEKY
- the sdhA gene encoding succinate dehydrogenase flavoprotein subunit — its product is MVHEHDVVIVGAGIAGLYAALEASRSVDTAVLSKVFPTRSHSISAQGGTAAPLGNMEEDSWEWHLYDTVRGGDYLGDQDAQEILVREAVEVAYELEHMGCPFSRTGEGKIAQREFGGHYSNLGKGPVRRACYAADRTGHAMLHTLYEQCVKKDVRFYTEYFVLALLMENNVCSGVVAWDMRKGGLHIFHAKAVMFATGGYARAWKVNTNALSNTGDGMSIVLQAGLPLEDMEFVQFHPTGLYPSGVLVTEGARGEGGYLVNHEGKRFLEKYAPAKMELSPRDVVSRSIQTEINEGRGIGGKGYVHLDLRHLGRQAIMEKLPQIHELILKFSGIDAVTDFVPILPTSHYAMGGIPTDVNGRVVMDAKNTPVTGFYAAGEGACVSVHGANRLGCNSTMDCAVYGRRTGRAMARFIGEGAEKNTLPKDALERGRTKVEGLLAAKGKESPAAIRDELQQTMMVNCGVFREEKLLKKQLEIIKSLQGRYKEVEVGYKGQRFNTELLDVIELGNMLDFVETIVVGGLARTESRGAHYRTDFPKRDDGSWMKHTLAWKTDSGIKLDYKPVVVTRFQPQERKF
- the sdhC gene encoding succinate dehydrogenase, cytochrome b556 subunit; this encodes MRYRWQTGATAWLIHRITGAAVGIYLLLHILGQFGMKYGGLEGLRDFLNAKPVVIILLAFLIYHALNGVRELIVDFGNGALYHKKLFWVMMVIGVVVYVATLTAL
- a CDS encoding Fe-S-containing hydro-lyase, whose protein sequence is MSQPIRLKTPLADADVEKLQAGDKVLLTGVIYTGRDAAHKRLFDLLKEGKPLPVDLKGQIIYYVGPAPAKPGQAIGSAGPTTSGRMDAYSPKLMEIGLKGMIGKGMRKKEVVEAMKKYKAVYFAATGGAGALLAKAIKKAQVVAYEDLGPEAINRLEVVDFPVIVVNDTQGNDLYQQGMQQYAR
- a CDS encoding fumarate hydratase — its product is MREINAKQITEVVRKLCIDSNLYLGEDVLKALDEGEKKEESPVGKEVFQQLKENARIAREEQVPICQDTGLAVLFVELGQEVHIVGGDFNAAINEGVRQGYKDGYLRKSSCHPFARTNTKDNTPAIIHLEMVPGEKIKITVAPKGGGSENMSMVNMLSPSDGIEGVKNRVVEWVKQAGSNPCPPIVVGVGVGGTFEECALTAKKALLRPLGQKNPDPQLAAMEEELLTRVNNLGIGPQGLGGRITALAVHVEMIPCHIASFPMAVNINCHAHRHKEAVI
- a CDS encoding NADP-dependent malic enzyme codes for the protein MLTKEQLLEKSKKPSADALKMHPFYKGKLASALKCAVRTFDDFAIWYTPGVAAACRDIEAHPEKVFEHTNKANMVAVVSDGTRVLGLGDIGPEAAIPVMEGKAILFKYLGGVDAWPICLDTKDPDEIIKTVKLISPCFGGINLEDFSQPKCFYILDTLRKESKIPVWHDDQQGTAAVTLAGLINALKIVGKKIDKAHITQIGSGAANIATARILVAAGVDPAKMIMVDSKGTLHKGRTELQKDFKEKWHFCQITNAEQRKGGIAEAMEGADAVIALAKPGPDVIKKEWIKKMAKDSIVFACANPIPEIYPWEAKEAGAKVVATGRSDFPNQVNNSLCFPAIFRGTLDVMATTITDEMCIESARELARCAEDKGLKEDYLLPTMDEWEVFPRQAVAVALKAIEQKVARIKLSKEQLYQKASDTIRRARMETQVLMEKGIIPAYKE